In Solanum lycopersicum chromosome 5, SLM_r2.1, the following are encoded in one genomic region:
- the LOC104645282 gene encoding uncharacterized protein, whose protein sequence is MEQIIKEFSNDILLPEVFVPYSTSSSEFMLGPCFKDGFPSELESFYPLAEGEKLLLHTLQPGWQEKNTWNSWPTATEGWIRWVDRMERVKGETWRTADIYDTIQLSKFNIQCDRNLLYAALCFWSTSGNAFHLNFGMMSPTVFDISALTGIRPHGEAISSVLDIQRQKWGKSKKTSYEKFIKLNMQREDVTEEEHLAFLNMWLCKFVFCIGSRIVAEEYDRLAIALASGRKVALAPFILSHLYRGCRSVVTRGFSNAGGPFWILQLWLQSYFPQYRPLPYDTKNCMTFGIALAQGNLKQNSFRECFTFFYSCSSVSPSQFIPYSPGWLQLEEHIPSSKAALDAIWSSFLIPRDLQYGLALGNSSVGKAGVEYYSPNQFARQFGLTQTVPLPPHRSLNASPLERVVFNSESGIREVDTKFDQLKRNFSLVEFRPNPICTPSFESWWSTYISRTRTESAEQILNRIIGEEEIKKRRNKGSISQQEKDSRPSKNSKRELVSGSKNDIGHSPGVPGSSHSYVNRYEKSVADEDVAPLSSDVKSPAAQYSAEVLEKAKTEVQKLLMMPLEQVLLPDNYSYLEAALPIYAESPDLSIEKTRNLEELRRNLPSLLANFQEAKKQKEEYYKGSARKVMLVDDIIRKQELHTGIKDFLVGIDASIQNLKEIEAQQMNLATEISHLEAKLEELRAAFPDSKKDAADSLATQAELSWADYKHKICV, encoded by the exons ATGGAGCAGATAATTAAGGAGTTTAGCAATGACATTCTACTTCCTGAGGTCTTTGTTCCGTATTCTACAAGTTCTTCGGAGTTTATGTTGGGCCCGTGCTTCAAGGATGGATTTCCTTCGGAGCTCGAGTCATTTTATCCCCTAGCAGAAGGGGAGAAGCTACTTCTACACACACTGCAACCTGGTTGGCAGGAAAAAAACACGTGGAACTCATGGCCAACTGCAACGGAAGGATGGATCCGTTGGGTCGACCGAATGGAGAGGGTTAAGGGGGAGACCTGGCGGACGGCGGACATATATGATACAATACAATTATCCAAATTCAACATACAATGTGACCGCAATTTGTTGTATGCTGCACTGTGCTTTTGGTCTACATCAGGTAATGCATTCCATTTAAATTTTGGGATGATGAGTCCAACGGTGTTCGACATTTCTGCTTTGACAGGAATTAGGCCTCATGGTGAGGCAATTAGCTCAGTCCTGGACATCCAGCGTCAAAAGTGGGGCAAGAGTAAGAAAACATCCTATGAGAAGTTCAtcaaactgaacatgcaaagaGAGGACGTAACTGAGGAGGAACATTTGGCGTTCCTCAATATGTGGCTCTGCAAATTTGTATTTTGCATTGGTTCGCGTATAGTAGCGGAGGAGTATGATCGACTAGCCATAGCTCTTGCTTCAGGCAGAAAGGTTGCTTTGGCTCCTTTCATACTATCTCATTTATACCGAGGTTGTAGAAGCGTAGTCACCCGGGGATTTAGTAATGCAGGGGGGCCCTTCTGGATCCTACAGCTCTGGCTGCAGTCTTACTTTCCACAGTATAGACCGTTGCCTTACGATACAAAGAACTGTATGACTTTTGGGATTGCCCTGGCTCAAGGGAATTTAAAACAGAACAGCTTCCGAGAGTGCTTTACCTTCTTCTACTCATGCTCCTCCGTATCTCCGAGCCAGTTCATTCCGTATTCACCAGGATGGCTGCAATTGGAGGAGCATATTCCATCTAGTAAGGCAGCTCTAGACGCTATCTGGTCCAGCTTCCTTATTCCACGAGACCTCCAGTATGGTCTCGCTTTAGGGAACTCAAGTGTTGGAAAAGCTGGAGTGGAGTATTACTCACCAAATCAGTTTGCACGGCAGTTTGGCTTGACACAGACAGTTCCTCTACCTCCTCATCGGTCACTCAACGCTTCACCACTTGAAAGGGTTGTTTTCAATTCAGAAAGTGGCATTAGAGAAGTGGATACGAAGTTCGATCAACTGAAGAGAAATTTCTCACTTGTCGAATTTCGTCCTAATCCAATATGTACGCCATCATTTGAGTCGTGGTGGTCTACTTACATAAGTAGAACACGGACGGAATCAGCTGAGCAGATCCTAAATAGGATTATCGGCGAGGAAGAAATCAAGAAGAGAAGGAACAAAG gcTCTATTTCGCAGCAAGAAAAAGATAGCAGGCCTTCGAAAAATTCAAAGAGGGAACTGGTCTCTGGCTCGAAAAAT GATATCGGACATTCTCCTGGTGTTCCTGGCTCAAGTCACTCGTATGTTAATCGTTATGAGAAGTCTGTCGCTGATGAA GATGTTGCCCCTTTATCGTCCGATGTCAAGTCACCTGCAGCACAATACTCAGCAGAAGTACTTGAGAAAGCTAAAACTGAAGTTCAGAAGCTACTAATGATGCCTTTGGAACAAGTGCTTCTCCCGGACAACTACTCATATTTAGAGGCTGCTCTACCTATATATGCTGAGTCACCTGATCTCTCGATTGAGAAAACACGTAATTTGGAGGAACTCAGAAGAAATCTTCCATCTCTACTCGCAAATTTTCAGGAGGCAAAGAAGCAGAAGGAAGAGTATTACAAAGGGAGTGCCAGGAAGGTAATGTTGGTCGATGATATTATTAGAAAACAGGAGCTTCACACTGGAATCAAAGACTTTCTCGTTGGAATCGATGCTTCCATCCAAAATTTGAAGGAGATCGAAGCACAACAAATGAATTTAGCTACGGAAATTTCTCACTTGGAAGCTAAATTGGAAGAACTGAGAGCTGCATTTCCTGACTCAAAGAAAGACGCGGCTGATTCTCTCGCGACACAAGCAGAGCTAAGTTGGGCCGACTACAAACACAAAATATGTGTTTAG